AGCCGTGCATGCTAGTTTTTCAACACCCTGCTAGACAGGACGCTTAAAAATCCCGTCCAGCTATGCTCTCGGGTGCCTCAGCGAGGACGTCAAGTGTCATTCGACAACCGTCATTCGTTCAGGATTTAGACCGAGACATCCTTCGAATGACCAATGACGAGTGACGAATGACGGGCTTTCGCTGGGTGCGGCCACCGCTCAGCGCAGGTCCTTCAAGGTGATATCCACGTCGTCTCCGCCGACCATCGTCGGATTTTTTTCGAACTCGCCTTCGATATCGCCCGGCTGAGCCGGTCCGGCTTGGCCGTCGCGGTCCAATCTCGCCACCACCTCGACCACGCCCCGCAATTCCGTGCCCTGCATCATCACGTCGGCGTTGGTGATTTCGTAGGTCACGGGAAATTGCGGGTTATCGAACCGTTTGGCCGCTAACGGGCGTTTGGCCTGCGGCCGCCTCACGATCACGAACAACACGTCCGTCGCCTTGACCTGCCCGGCCAACTCGGGAAGGATCGTGACACGGCCGGCAATGCGGCTCACGCCGGGCTTCTCGCAGCCGTGGGCCAGGCCGAAATAGGCGGCGATCGCCGCCAAGGCGATGATACCGCCCGCCATCCCGAACGTCCCCATCGTATGCTTTGCCACAATTTCTCCTTGTCGCCGGGCCCCACTATTATTCCGGGCGACGCCTCCGGCGCCTATGCAAAGATTCGCATTATAACGATCGGGCTCGAAAAATGGGAGGTCCCTTTTGTGCGCGGCGAGTCCTGTTGTATGATACGCGACCGTCCGCTCTAGACCATGCGACGGACGGCAGCCAGAAGGAGAGGTCAATCGTGAATCCAGGATTTCCACTGTCACTCGATGTGAAAGGCTGGCCCTGTCTCGTGCTCGGAGGAGACGAGGAAGCCGCCGAGAAGGCGATCCGGCTGCTGGAGGCCGGCGCCAAGGTCACCGTGATCAATCCCACGCTCAATGATACGCTGAAGAAACTCACGGCCAGCGCCAAGGTCATTCACCGCGGGCGGCTGTTCCGCGCCACCGACACGCCCGGCGTCGTCCTAATCCTGAACTGCCTCAGGGATAATCGGGAATTTGCAGAATCGCTGATGGAGCTGGCCCGCAAGGACAGGTTCCAGCTCTGGACCGTGGACCAGCCGGAATACTCCACCGTGATGATGCCGGCCGTGGTCAGTCGCGGACACCTGCGAATCGCGGTGAGCACGAGCGGGGCCTCGCCGGCGCTCGCCTCCAGGATTCGCCAGGACCTTGAATCCATCTTCGGCCCTGAAGCGGCGGAGTTTCTCTCATGGCTGGGCGAGCTTCGTGACGAGACCAAGGCCACTCAGGCCGACTATGCGCAGCGCAAGGACATCCTTCGTCGCGCCGTCCAGGAGTTCAGACTGACCGGCCACGTCCAGTACCCGTCCGCCTGGCTCCAGCAGCGAACGGCGAACCCCGAAACCAATCCCGCGAAATAGGAGAGAGGCCATCATGGTGTTGCTCGAAGTCAGCATGTCGCCGTTGGGCAAGGGCGAAAGCGTGGGCAAATATGTCGCCCGCTCGCTGGAGATCATCGATAAGAGCGGCGTAGAGTACCGGCTGAACCCGATGGGGACGGTGCTGGAAGGCGAGTGGGACGAGGTGATGGCCGTCGTCAAGCAGTGTTACGAACGGATGCGCAAGGACTGCAATCGCATCTCCTGTTCCATCAAGATCGACTATCGCAAGGGGGCCGTGGGCCGTCTCGACAGCAAGGTGGCCAGCGTGCAGAAACGACTGAAGCGGACGCTCAAAACGTCATAAGAGGTGGTCTCAGGGCCAGCCGCTACCAGCGGCGACCCCAATAGCGGTAACGGGGACCAAAATAGGGAGGTCCCCAGAGGTACGGCCGATAGAACGAGGAGGGGCCGTAGAGCCACGGACGCCCGATGTACAGACCAAACCCGATCGGCGGGACCACGGAGGCATAGCCGTAATAGGCATATCCGAAAGGCACGTAGCCATAGGGACCGGGCGAGACGACCGGCGGCCGGTCCTCCAAGGACCGTTGGAGATCCGCCGTGGCTGCGGCTTGCCGATCGACCTGGTCTCTCAGCCGGCCCAGCGCCCCCTGCTGGTCACGCAGCTCCTCTTCAAGCTTCCCGATCTTTTCCCGTTGGACTTCGATATAAGCCTGGAGGCAGCGCGTTTGAGCCGGCCCCTCGTAGCCGGTGCACTCCCAGGGGATCGAGCTCTCACCGGCTTGAACCGAAGTCACGCCGAACAGCAGCCATGCGGAGAGCCCCCACAGGGCGAACGCGCCCCTACGCCGGCGGCCGCTTTGGAAAGATTTCAGATGATCGATCTGAAGCCGTCCCATTGTCTCACCTCCTGCCCGGTCTCTCGATCACACGCTATCACATCACAAAGGTCTTGCACAGGCCTGAGCCGGACAGGCATCTGGCGGGGCGGGAAGCGGGACGAGCAGGGCCGTCCCAGCCTCCCTGTCGTTGAGTCGGCTTACGGCTTGACGATGTCGAGCAGCTCGACCTCGAAGATCAACGTGGCGCCCGGTTTGATATCCGGCGGCGCCCCACGGTCTCCGTAGGCCAGGTTCGATGGGCAGACCAACCGGCTTTTCCCCCCGACTTTGATATGCTGCAAGCCTTCGGTCCAGCACTTGATGACGTTGCCGAGCGGGAAGGTCGCCGGTTCCTTGCGCTGGACCGAGCTGTCGAACACCGTCCCGTCGATCAGGGTTCCATGATAATGCACCTTGACCGTGTCGGTCGCCTGCGGGGTGGCGCCTTTGCCCGGCGTGATGGACTTGACGATCGCGCCAGATTCCGTTTTGGTCGCGCCCGGTTCGGCCGCGGCCTTGGCCAGAAATGCCGCGCCCGTCTTCTTCTCGGCTTCGGCAAGCACCGAGGCCCGCGCCGTTTGCAGTTGCTTGATCTTCGGGCCGAAGGCCTGAAAATCAACCTTGGCCGGCTTCTTCAGCACGCCGTCGGTGATGCCGCTCTTGACGAAATCCAGCTCACCTTCGCTCAACGCGAACGTGCCGAGCGATTGGCTGATCGCCAGACCCAGGGCATAGAGAGTCTTCTGATCATCGGTCGTCGGGTCCGCCGCGGTCGCAACACCGCCGGCAAGGCCAAGACCGATGAAAGCTGAAAGGCAGAGGACGGGAAATCGCATGGGTGATCCTTTCTTATGGGTGGCAGGAGATAGGCCAACAGCCCTGGTCGCATGCAGACGAATAACAGGGTCGCGCACACCTTAGCATACCCATGGACGGCATCCCAAACTTTCCTTGCCGAAGGCCGGTCTCGTGACAGGCAAGACAGGCTTCCTGAACGAGAGGAATGCCGACCGAAGTCCTATGGAAAGGGCAGGCCGGAATTGCCTGCTCTTCGAGGCCGGCCAAACGTTCTCACACCCGTGAAACTCCCCGTTCAAGGAACATCAAAGGTCAGGACCATTCCTTTGGCGGCATGAGACTGAGGGGTGTTCGGATTAGGAAACAGACAGATGAGCGAATAGCGACCGGAAGCCAGCATGGCAGTAAAGACCCCTTCTCCCCCCGGTTCCAAACCGGTCATCCCGCCCGCCAACTGCCACGGCCATGAGGGAAGATCGGATGCCGGCGCGAGGGCGGCCGCCACATGGCCGTCCGATGCGCTGGGATTCAGCCTGACCAAACTGACCTGATGGACCTGCGTGCCGCGATTCTTGACGTAAAAACTGTGCAGTCCGGCCGTCATGGGCTCGATCACCGCCACCTCGTAATCCCGCAGCGAGAGATGGTAGTTTGCGGCAAACGACTGCGGCCGATCTCCCTGCTCGACCACCGTGAGCGCCTTGTACATGCCGAGCGTGATGTGAGGTTGACGGTCTGTGGTCGGGATGGTGCAGAGCAGGGCATAGGAGCCCGGCTCCAAAAACAACGTCGCCTCCGCGCGCCCCCCTGGGCCGATGCCATTGGGGCCTCCCATATGTTTCGCCCAATTGGGCATCTGGACCACCGGGGCCTGCAACGCTTCGACGAGGTGATCCAGGTTCATCCCGTCGGTGAGTTTGACAAGTTGGATGTGATGCGGCTGCTGGCCGTGATTCACTAATCGGACGACCGTCTGCCCGGCGGGCAATCGGTCAGGCCCTTCGAACCCAAAGTCCGACGCATGGAACGTCGCGACTGTCGTGGTGCCTGTGATGTGGGGACCCGATGGATCGGTGGCGCAGCCTGTCCCGAGGACAAGGAGAAAGAGCACGAAAGAATCAAACCCACGACCAGCTCTCGCCATAACGACGACCGCTGACCTGGTGGCAGGACAAGAGGTTTCTCCCCGGGGAGAAACCGTGCGAGTCACGAAAGGGCAGCCTGCTTATACTCCCTTCGGAAACATTTGGCAACAGCCGGCAACGGGAACGAACGACG
The DNA window shown above is from Nitrospira tepida and carries:
- a CDS encoding c-type cytochrome biogenesis protein CcmI/CycH, with the protein product MAKHTMGTFGMAGGIIALAAIAAYFGLAHGCEKPGVSRIAGRVTILPELAGQVKATDVLFVIVRRPQAKRPLAAKRFDNPQFPVTYEITNADVMMQGTELRGVVEVVARLDRDGQAGPAQPGDIEGEFEKNPTMVGGDDVDITLKDLR
- a CDS encoding precorrin-2 dehydrogenase/sirohydrochlorin ferrochelatase family protein; translation: MNPGFPLSLDVKGWPCLVLGGDEEAAEKAIRLLEAGAKVTVINPTLNDTLKKLTASAKVIHRGRLFRATDTPGVVLILNCLRDNREFAESLMELARKDRFQLWTVDQPEYSTVMMPAVVSRGHLRIAVSTSGASPALASRIRQDLESIFGPEAAEFLSWLGELRDETKATQADYAQRKDILRRAVQEFRLTGHVQYPSAWLQQRTANPETNPAK
- a CDS encoding MTH1187 family thiamine-binding protein, whose protein sequence is MVLLEVSMSPLGKGESVGKYVARSLEIIDKSGVEYRLNPMGTVLEGEWDEVMAVVKQCYERMRKDCNRISCSIKIDYRKGAVGRLDSKVASVQKRLKRTLKTS
- a CDS encoding FKBP-type peptidyl-prolyl cis-trans isomerase — protein: MRFPVLCLSAFIGLGLAGGVATAADPTTDDQKTLYALGLAISQSLGTFALSEGELDFVKSGITDGVLKKPAKVDFQAFGPKIKQLQTARASVLAEAEKKTGAAFLAKAAAEPGATKTESGAIVKSITPGKGATPQATDTVKVHYHGTLIDGTVFDSSVQRKEPATFPLGNVIKCWTEGLQHIKVGGKSRLVCPSNLAYGDRGAPPDIKPGATLIFEVELLDIVKP